The genomic window CTTGCCAAGCGACGGTGTGCATCCCGCCGGGCGGGATGTTGCTGAGATCGACCTCAGTCACGGATTTGGCCAGCACGTCCTGACTGGGATTCATGCTGTTGACGAAAGGCCAGCAGGCTGCTGCTGCGCCGGTCACACCTGCGGCTGTAGTGAACTTGCCCAGAAAATCACGTCGCTTGGGGTTGTTCAGAGTGTCGCCATCTGCCATTTCACACCTCTCTTGGTATATTAGATTATTCTAATAGTGTCAGGCTTCAAGTGTATCAGCGTCAACCGCTATGATGGAGTAGTCCATCTTACCCAAAGGGGTGGGCCAATTGCGCGGCTAGAACTCCAACGGGTCGATGTCGAGCGACCATCGGAGTTTGGGGGCGGGCAATGCTTCCAGCAAGGGGCGCCAGGCACGCAGAAACGGCTGAAGTGTGGCGCGTGAATCGGCCTGTATCAGCAGTTGGGCACGGGTGTGATTGGCGCGGCGGGGGAGTGCGGCGGGCACCACGCCGTATAGCTCAACTTCATGGGTGAGTGCGGTGCCCGCTTTCCGGGCTTGTTGTAGGAAGGTGAACACGCCGTCAGCGTGCGGGCCTTCCGCGCGCAGCATGACTTGAAAGCAGAACGGCGGGAATCCAGCTAATCGGCGTTCGGCCAGTAACGTTTCGGCCCAGCTGACGTAGTCGTGCTCGCGCAGCGCGTGGAATAGCGGATGGTCGGGGAAGGCGGTCTGGATCAGCACTTCGCCCGGCTTTTCCGCACGCCCAGCGCGGCCAGCGACTTGGGCGAGTTGGGCGAAGAGTTTTTCCGAGGCACGGAAATCGCTGCTGTACAGCGCGTTGTCGGGGTTGAGCACGCCGACTAGCGTCAGCTTGGGAAAGTCGTGTCCTTTGGCCAACATCTGCGTGCCGACCAAGATGTCGATCTTGTCATCGGCGATCTGCTGGCGCATGGCGCTCCAGCTGCCTTTGTTACGGGTGCTGTCGCGATCCACGCGCAGGATGCGTGATTGCGGAAAGCGTTCGTTCAACATGGCTTCCACCCGCTGGGTGCCGATGCCGACCGGTTGCAGATCGGGATTGCCGCACGATGGGCAGTCGCTGGGAACGCGCTGTTGCAGTCCGCAATGGTGGCAGCGCAGTCGCCGATCTGGCAGGTGCAATACCAGCTTGCCAGAGCAATGCGGGCAGGTGGAGAGCCAGCCACAGGCGGTACACATCAGCACCGGGGCGTAGCCACGTCGGTTGATGAACAGCAAACTTTGCTCGCCACGCTGCAAGCGCTGTTCCAGCGCGGTCAGTAATTGCGGACTCAGGCCTTCCTGCATCAGTACCTGATTGGTATTGATCAGGCGCAAGCTGGGCAGGGTGGCTTGTGCCACTGCACGTTGATTCAGGCGCAGCAAGCGGTAGCGCCCGCTCTGTGCGTTGTAGTAGCTTTCCAATGCAGGTGTGGCCGAGCCGAGCACGATGGGAATGCCGCGCTGATGGGCGCGAAAGATGGCCACGTCGCGGGCGGAGTAGCGCAGACCGTCTTGCTGCTTGTAGGAACTGTCATGTTCCTCGTCCACCAAGATCAACCCTAGCTCCGGTAGAGGCGTGAACACCGACAAGCGCGTACCGAGAATGATCCGCGCTTGCCCATTTTGAGCGCGTAGCCAGTTCTGCGTGCGCTCGCCATCACCTAGTCCACTGTGCAAGCTGATCAGTTCGGCATCTGGGAAGCGGCTGCGGAAATAGTTTTCCAGTTGCGGGGTCAGATTGATCTCGGGTACCAGCAGCAGCACTTGTTTATTTTGTTGCAGCGCATGGTGCATCAGGTGGACATAGACCTCGGTCTTGCCGCTGCCGGTGATGCCATGCAGCAAGAAGCAACCATAGCCCATGTTTTGCGTCACTGCGTCCACCGCAGTTTGCTGCTCATCGGTTAGCGTGTG from Ferriphaselus amnicola includes these protein-coding regions:
- a CDS encoding primosomal protein N', giving the protein MHIVRVALDLPLSTLFDYSLAADSEAVVGQRVLVPFGRKQLIGIIMEAVDSSELADERIKPVSRVLDDVEPLPAELLRLLRFCSDYYHYPLGMTVLSALPARLRSDEPVSRKVPQIYGLTETGLALDLATLPQRQKVQLRILNALQQGVMDIAQLRALSASAPAALRSLVEAGWVELAIQTAPAHRFATQHTLTDEQQTAVDAVTQNMGYGCFLLHGITGSGKTEVYVHLMHHALQQNKQVLLLVPEINLTPQLENYFRSRFPDAELISLHSGLGDGERTQNWLRAQNGQARIILGTRLSVFTPLPELGLILVDEEHDSSYKQQDGLRYSARDVAIFRAHQRGIPIVLGSATPALESYYNAQSGRYRLLRLNQRAVAQATLPSLRLINTNQVLMQEGLSPQLLTALEQRLQRGEQSLLFINRRGYAPVLMCTACGWLSTCPHCSGKLVLHLPDRRLRCHHCGLQQRVPSDCPSCGNPDLQPVGIGTQRVEAMLNERFPQSRILRVDRDSTRNKGSWSAMRQQIADDKIDILVGTQMLAKGHDFPKLTLVGVLNPDNALYSSDFRASEKLFAQLAQVAGRAGRAEKPGEVLIQTAFPDHPLFHALREHDYVSWAETLLAERRLAGFPPFCFQVMLRAEGPHADGVFTFLQQARKAGTALTHEVELYGVVPAALPRRANHTRAQLLIQADSRATLQPFLRAWRPLLEALPAPKLRWSLDIDPLEF